The region ACCCCATGCCGCTCCTCGAACCGAGCCGCGAACGCCTCCAACTCCACCGGAACGCGCCCGTACCCGCCGCCGTGATAGCCGTGCTCGATCCGCCAGTCGCCGAACGCGCGCCCCCACCCGCGCCGGTGCAGCTCGGCCACCTCACCCTCCAGATAGCCGTCCGCCCCCTTCAGCACGGCGAACCCCACCGCCCGCGCACCGGCTGGGAGCGCGGCCGCGATACCGGCGAGGGTGCCGCCCGTGCCGACGGCGCAGCACACCACATCGCCCGAGCCGAGGTCGGGCAGCTCCGCGACGAGGTCCGCGGCCCCGCCCGCCGCCAGGACGTTCGTACCGCCCTCCGGGAGGACGTAGGCGCTCCCCCACCGCTCCTCCAGCCCCCGCAGCGGGCCCGGGTCGTTCTCGCTCAGGCCGCGCAGCGTCTCGCGGTAGGCGGAGCGGGTGACGAAGGCCAGCTCCATGCCATGCTCCTCGGCCCGCGCCAACGACCAGTTGCGCGGCGCGCCGGCCAGCTCGTCGCCCCGGATGACCCCGACCGTCGACAGCCCGTGCGCGGCCCCCGCGGCCGCCACGGCGCGGATGTGGTTGGAGTAGGCACCACCGAAGGTGAGCAGCCGGGTGTGCCCCTGCTCGACGGCCGCGCGCAGATTCGGGGTGAGCTTGCGCCACTTGTTGCCCGGCACCAGCGGATGGATGAGATCGTCCCGCTTCAGCCGCAGCTCCACGCCCCGCTCGGCGAGCCATGGGTCGGCCACGTCCCACACGGGGGACGGCAGCCGGGGCCGTATCGGGCCGGAGGTGTCCATCGGGCGTCTCACCCGTCCATTCTCGCCGCCGTGTCACGGAGGGCCGACGCGTCGGAAAAAGTTGACGCGTCCGACACCTCGCGGCGGTCCTCGGCGAAGCGGTGGGTTGACCGGTGGAGCGCGAGCGTTACGAGAAGCGCGCTATCGCCGTCATCGTCGGCCGCAGGTTCCGTACCGCGGGCAGCCACCGCATCAGGGGCGCCACCGCCCCGTAGTAGAAGCCGCGCCCGCGCGGCGGCGGCACCTCGCGTACGTCCGTGATCGCCGGATGCGCCGTCCGCACCTTCGGCAGCTCGCCCGCGTCCATGCCCCACGGCATGGGCGGTGTGCGATAACCCTGCGCGGTGCGCATCTCGCCGCGCGTCGTCCGGGCGCTGAACCACCGCGGCACCGCGTCGAAGACCAGCGCCGCGCCCCGGAACCGCTCGGCGCACCCCGCTATCAGGTCCTTCACCTCGGTCGGCCGCAGATACATCAGCAGCCCCTGGGCGGTGATCAGCACCCCGCGCGCGGGATCGACCTCGTCCCGCCAGGACAGGTCGAGCGCCGAGCGGGCGAGGGTGCGCCGCCGCTCCTCGTCCGGCAGCAGCGCGCGCCGCACCTCGGCGGTCTCCGGCAGCTCCACGCACAGCCAGCGCGCCCGACCGTTGTCCACCCGCCAGAACTGCGTCTCAAGACCCTCGGCGAGCGTGACGACCGTGCCGTCCGGATGCTCGTCGAGGAAGGCCCGTACGGCCATGTCGAAGGTGCGGACGCGCAGCGCGTGGCCCTGTGCCAGCAGCGGGGTGGGCGCTCCGAAGGTCTCCTCGAAGGGGTAGTCGATGCGGTCGACCAGCTCCACGGCCTTGGGGTCATCCAGCACGGTCCGCGCCCGGCGGGCCTCGGCGGCCCGCATATGGAGGTTCCACAGCAAGGTCTCGGGCACCTCGCTCAGCTCGACGCGCCGACCGCCCTCGCCGTTCCCGCTCCCGTCCGGCCCGGCTTCCGGTCCGGTGCCCGCTCCGGCGTCCGCCATGGCGTCGTCACTCCTCGCACGCGCGTCCCTAGGCGTTTCCGCCACCGCCTCCACCGCCATTCAACCTCATGCCGTCCCTCATCCGGAACGGCGAACGCCCCGGCCCCCGGACGATGCCGGGGCCGGGGCGTTCAGGAGGGACGGCGGTCGTTCAACCCGCCTCGGCCGGAACCGGGCCGATCGCCCGGCCCGCCCACTCGGGGGCCTTCTCCACCAGGTCCGTCAGCCGCTCCCGTATCTCCTCGGGGAACGGAGCCGAGCGGCTCTCGTTCTGGTCGATGTGGAGCGCGAGCAGCTCGGTCGTGGCCACGGGGGCGCCGATCGGTTCGCCCACATGCATCTCGTGGGTGAACCGCACCTTCTTCTCGTCCACGCCGATGACGCGCGTACGGATGGTGAGCTCGGCGCCCTCGTCGACCTCGCTCAGATACCGGATGTGCGACTCCACGGTGTAGAGGGAGCAGCCGGTCTTGGCGCGGTAGGCGGAGTCCAGGCCGGTCTCCACCATCATCTCGTCGGTGCTGTGGCCGAAGACGAGGACGTAGAACGCCTCGCTCATATGGCCGTTGTAGTCGATCCACTCGGGACGTACGGTCTGCCGGTAGTCGGGGAGCGTGGTGCTCACTTCTCGTCTCCCATGGTGCTGGGGGTATGTGCGATGGCATCCGTCCCCTCGGCGCGCTGCCGCGGCAGTCGGCCAGTCGCCCGCAGGACGTCGATGACGCCCTGGTCCCGCTCCGCGACGAGCTGCGCGATGGTACGGCTGCCCGCCGCCTCGTCACAGCCGTCGACCATGGCCGCACGCAGCGTGTCGTCCAGCTCAGGCGCCTCGAGACGGGTCCACGGAGACTTCAACGAGGGTCCGAAGTGGTCGAGCATATGTCCCATGCCTCCTTCGCCGCCCGCCAGGGCGAACGTGAGGCAGGGACCCATGAACGCCCACCGCAGCCCGGGCCCCTCGGTGATCGAGTCGTCGATCTCCTTCACCGTGGCCTCACCATTGGCGACCATGTGCAGCGCCTCCCGCCACAGCGCCTCCTGGAGCCGGTTGGCGATGAAGCCGGGCAGCTCGCGCTCCATGGTGATGACGGACTTGCCCGCCACCTCGTAGAAGCGCGAGGCCCACTCGACCGCCGCGGCGTCGGTCTTCTCCCCGCCGACGACCTCCACCAGCGGTATGAGATACGGCGGGTTGAAGGGGTGGCCGACGACGAGGCGGCCGGGGTCGGCGGCCTCGGTCTGCATATCGGTCATCGGATAGCCGGAGGTGGAGGACGCGATGACGACTCCGGGCGGGGCCGCCGCGTCAAGCTGGGCCAGCAGCGACCGCTTGAGCTCCAGTTTCTCGGGGGCGCTCTCCTGGACGAACTGCGCGTCGGCCACGGCCTCCTCGACGGTCGCGGCGACGGTCAGCCGGTCGGGGGAGGCGCCGTCGGCGAGGCCGATCTGGGTCAGGGCGGGCCAGGCGGCGGCCACGAGACGGCGCAGCTTCTCCTCGGCGTCGGGAGCCGGGTCCCAGGCGGTGACGTCGTAGCCGCGCGCCAGGAAGTGGGCGACCCAGCCGCCGCCGATGACTCCGGCGCCGACGCAGGCGACGCGGCGTACCTCTTCGGGGGCGCAGGGGGATGAGGGCATGGCGGTCCTAAGGGTGTGAGGGGGGGAGAGGAGAGAGATGAGGGAGACGAGGAGCTGGTGGGGGGATTACGCGCGGGGCTTGAGGCCGAGCCGCTGCCGGGCCTCGTCCGGCGTGGCGACCGTCGCGCCCAGCAGCTCGGTGATCTGGACCGCGCGCTCGACGAGCTGGCCGTTGGTGGCCTTGACGCCCCGGCTGAGGTAGAGGTTGTCCTCCAGCCCGACCCGTACGTTGCCGCCGAGCAGGATGGACTGCGCCACCCACGGCATCTGCGTCCGGCCCAGCGCGAAGCTGGCCCACTGGGCGCCCTCGGGCAGCATGTTGACCATGGCCTGGAGCACGCCCGGCTCGGCCGGGGCGCCCCACGGGATGCCCATGCAGAGCTGGAAGACGGTCGGGTCGTCCAGCAGCCCCTCGGCCAGCAACTGCTTGGCGAACCAGAGCTGCCCGGTGTCGAAGATCTCCAGCTCGGGGCGGACGCCCAGCTCCTGGATGCGCTTGGCGCCGGTGCGCAGCATGTCGGGGGTGGAGACGTAGAGGTTGCTGCCGTCGCCGAAGTTGAGCGAGCCGCAGTCCAGGGTGCAGATGTCGGGGAGCAGATCCTCGACGTGGGGGAGCCGGTCCAGGCCGCTGACCAGGTCGGTGCCGGGGAGGTGGGTGAGCGGGTTCTCCGGGTCGATGACCAGGTCGCCGCCCATGCCCGCGGTGAGGTTGATGACGACGTCGGTGCCGGTCTCCTTGACCCGCTCCACGACCTCGCGGTAGAGCCGCGGATCGCGGGCGGGGGCGCCGGTCTCGGGGTCGCGTACGTGGATGTGGACCACGGCCGCCCCGGCCTCCGCGGCCTCGACGGCGGAGCGGGCTATCTGCTCGGGGGTGACGGGGACATGGGGGCTGCGGCCCACAGTGTCACCGGCGCCGGTCAGGGCACAGGTGATGATGACGCTGTCGTTCATGGGCATGGGCTTCTCTCCCTCTCTTACGGTGCGGAACAGCGCGGAGCTATGGTCCGGGCTGGTCGGCCGTCCTACGGTCCGGGCTGGTCGGCCGGCCCGGCCTCATCGGCGCCGGAGCGCCGTGCGGTCGGGTGTGCGGACGGACGTGCCGACGGTCGTGCGGTCGTGCGTACGGTCAATTCGGAGTCCACGTACGCGTTGCAGGCGAGGTCCATGGCCTCGGCGGTCGTGCCGCCCTCGCCGGGCGCGGTGGCGAGCACCTGAATGGCCAGTCCGTCGATCAGCGCGGTCAGGCGCAGCGCGCTGAACTCCGGGTCGACGGTGCGGAAGACCCCCTGCTCGATCCCGCGCCGGATCACCTCGGCGACGGTCCGCCGCCACTGCTGGTAGAAGTCGGCGTGCAGCCGCCCGATGGCCGTGGACCGCGCGGCCTCGGCCCACAGGTCCATCCACACCAGCCACTGCTGCCGCTGCCGCTCGGTGTACGGCGCCTGCAGCGCGATGAGCTGCCGCAGCTCCTCGCGCGCGTCGTCGGCCGTGGCGGTCCGGGCGGCGCGGCGCGCGGTGTCCTCGTCCATGCACCAGCGCACGGCGGCTTCGAGCAGCTCGGCGCGGCCCGGGAAGTGGTAGTGGATGGTGGCGGTGCTGGTGTCGCAGGCGGCGGCGATGTCGGCGACGCGTACGGCGTGGAAGCCGCGCTCGGCGATGAGCCGCACCGTCTCCCGCACGATCTGCAACGGCCGCCCGCTGTCGGGAAGCGCGGCCGGGGCGGGCGGCCGCGGTGCGTCGGCGGCCCCGCCGGTCCCCGCGGTGCCGAGGAGCCATCCGGCGTCCACGTTTCCGGCGTCGGCGATCCGCGCCAGCTCGGCCACGGTGAAGCGCCGGCTACCGCTGAGCGAACGCGAGAGCTTGGACGGGTCCATGACGACCCGCCGGGCGAATTCGCGCTGGGTACAACCGGCTTTGCCGATCACCTCGCGCACGCGTTCCGCCACCTCGAACTGTTGCCGCATGGCCGACACGGTACGGACGCGTTGAGATAAGCGCAATGAATGCGGATGGTGAATGCCCGCTTCCTCCTTAAATCGGGGGGAATTTCACCCGAGCATTGCGATGCAGGCTGACTGTTGCATCAGTTGAGATCGATATGGTTCGAACACTTCCGACTATGCTCACCGGGCGTGAGAGCAGGAGAGATCGGGTGACATCGGGCGGGGACGACATGCGGTTGATCGCCGGCCGCTACCAGCTGGGCGACCGGCTCGGACGCGGCGGCATGGGCACGGTCTGGCGCGCGTACGACCAGATGCTGGCGCGCGAGGTCGCCGCCAAGGAGCTGCACGTCGCGAGCGACCACCACGAGCACCACCGACGGCTGCGTCGGGCCCAGAGGGAGGCGCGTACCGTCGCCCGGCTGCGCCACCCCCATGTGGTGGGCGTCCATGACCTGGTCGAACACGACGACCGGCTCTGGATCGTGATGGAGCTGATCGACGGCCCCTCCCTGGCCCGCCGGATCGCCGACAGCGGCCCCCTGCCGCCCCGCCACACCGCCGCCCTCGGGCTGCAACTGCTCGGCGCGCTGGAGGCCGTGCACGCCGCCGGGGCGCTGCACCGCGACATCAAGCCCGCCAACATCCTGCTGCGCGGGGACGGCAGCGCCGTCCTCACCGACTTCGGCATCGCGGCCCTCGAAGACGACGAGTCGCTCACCACCACCGGTGAACTCCTCGGCTCCATCGGCTACATGGCGCCCGAGCGGCTGACCGCGGAGGAGGCCGGCCCGCCGTCCGACCTGTGGTCGCTGGGCGCGACCCTGTCCGCGGTCGCCTCCGGCGTGCCGCCCTTCCAGCGCCCCACCGGGGCCGCCGCGCTGCACGCCGTCACCTTCGCGGACCCGGTCATCCCGGAACGGGTCGGCCCCCTGCGGCCCATCGTGCAGGCCCTGCTGAACAAGTCCCCGGGGCAGCGCCCCTCCGCCGGCACGCTCCGCACCGCCCTGCAACGCGTCGCGGACGGCGCGGACGACCCGGGCCCGCTGCCCCCGGCCGCGCCCGCGGGGCCCGTACGCACGCCGGGGCCCGTACCAACGCCGGGTCCGCTACGAACCCCGGGCGACGACGCGGACACCTCCGCCTACCTGGCGGACACCCCCACGATGACCGCGACCCCGATGGTGAGCGCGACCCCCACGGCAGGCGCGCCCCACACCGTGACCGGGACCCCCGCCCTCGACCGGGACCCGACGCTGATCTCGGCCCCGACCCAGACGCCGGACCTGGACCGGGACCCGACGCTCGTCGCCCCGGCCGGGCCGCCACCCCCTCGGTCCCGTGGGCGGGCCCGGACATGGTGGTGGACGGCGGGCGCCACGCTCGCGGTGGCGGGCCTCGCCACCGCGCTCTTCTTCACCTTCGGGCCCCCGTCCGACAGTGACAGCGGCGACGACGCATCGCCCCAGCCCGCCACCAGCACGACGAAGGTGACCGTGGACGCGGCACGCGGCTGGCAGTCCGCGACGACCACCCCGGTCCGGAAGGGCGACAAGGTGAGCGTCCGCTACGCCACCGGCTCCTGGACGGTGGACGCCGCCAATCTGCCCTTGGTCGGCCCGGTCGGCCACACCCGCGCCGACGACGAAGCCCTCCGCTTCGCCTGGACGGACTGCAAGGTGCATTCCGACGCCCCCTTGGGCGCCCTCCTGGGCCGCTACCCGGGAAATCCCCGAAACCCTCACGCCGTGGGCCGCGCCTGGCACTTTCAGGCCACCCGCCCGGGCATCCTCCAACTCCGCATCAACGACGGTGAGGGCTGCCTCCACGACAACAGGGGCGCCATCACCGTCACCGTCCAGATCACCCACTGACCGGGCAACGGCACACCCGGGGACCTGGCCCCGCGAAAAATGTGGGTCCCCTGGGCAACTGGCAGCCCCCGCAGACGTATCCTCCCGGGCAGTCCGGCCGGTACGGGCCGGGAAACCAGCACGAACAGGGAACGTCACGTGGATACGGATACGGAAACGAGGAAGAAGCCGCTGTCACGGCGGCGGGTTCTGGCCCTGACGGGTGGGGCTCTGATAGCCGCCGGCTGCACGCAGGGCGAACAACGCCCCGCCGACAAGACCAGCCACGCCCCCGAGGAAAGAGCGTCCGCCGACGGTCCGGCCGCCGATCCGGACGGCGTGCTGGGAGCGAATTTCAACGAGGACCCCGACAGCGTGACCTTCGCCGAGTTGCGGGATCTCTCCGCGAGCTGGCTCCGGGGCTTCGTCCCCATGCCCGAGGTCACGGCCGACGCCTCCCACCAGCGCGCCATCGAGAAACTCCTGGACGCCCACCACCAGGGCTACGGCACGGTGCTCTCGCTGAAGTTCCCGTACAACCACCGGGCGATACCCCGACCGGGCAGCTCGGCCATGACCGCGGAACTCGCCCGGGTCGACCGGGTCCTGCACACCGTCCTCGACACCGTCGACGTCCTGGGCATCGCCAACGAGCCCTTCATCGAGAGCCTCCCGCAGGACCGCCGCTCGGGCGCGATGAACGCGTTCTACGAGACGGTCGCGGAGCACATCATCGCGTACCGGAAGAAGCACTTTCCCTCGCGCTGCCGGACCCACCTCTACATGGGCGCGCTCAACCACCTCGACAAGCCGGACGAGCAGACGGCGGCCACCGACCGCTGGCTGTCCTTCGCGCGCCGGACCCCGGAGATCGAGGGCGTCGACATCCACCCCCACGTCGCCGCGCCGGAGCGGGTACAGCCCTACCTCGACTACATCCTGCCCCGCCTCCGCGACGACCAGAAATTCCTCGTCACCGAGTTCTCCCTGGTACAGCTCTGGAAGCAGCACCTGAGCGACACGATCCCCACCCGTTTCGCCCGCCGCTACCACCTTCCGTCGAACACTCCGGTGTGGAAACTGATCCGGGATGCGATCGAGCATCCCTTCCCGGAGCAGAAGTGGCACGACTTCCTCGCCATGAGCCCCTGGTTCGAGCGCAACAAGCACTTCCTGCGGGACCAGGTGGGCCACTTCCGCGACACGGGGCGCCTCGCCGTGGCGACGTACGGAGTCACCCAAGGCGCCGCCATGACCGAGAACTTCGGCCCGGACAAGCAGCCCTGGCTCCTGAACAGCCTCTACGCCAACCGCACCGTCGAGCGACCGGACGACGGTCCACCGGCCCACAGCTACGGATTCTTCGACGACTTCCGCGCCCTCCAGCGGCAGCAGGACCGCCGCGGGTCCTAGGGCAGTCCTAGGACGCGGAGAGCGAATTCAGCCAGTCGACCAGCAGTCGGTTGATCTCCTCGGGGCGCTCCTGCTGGATCCAGTGGCCGCAGCCATCGAGGATGTGCGAACCGACGAGCCCGGGCAGCGTGGTCGGGTACGCCTTGATCGCGTCGCCCATCCAGGTGGTGGAGGCGTCCAGGGCACCGCCGATGAAGAGCGACGGCTGGGTGATGGGCGCACCGTTGAACTCGGCCAGCTCCTCCCAGTCCCGGTCCATGTTGCGGTAGCGGTTCAGCGCCCCGCTCAGTCCGGTCCGCTCGAACTCACCGGCGTAGGCGTCGAGGTCCTGCTCGCTCAGCCAGGCGGGCAGCCGGTCGGCGGGGAACCGCTCGCGCATCGTCGCGCCGCGCGTGATGAAGTGCGGGTCGGGCAGGTCGGGTCCGGGCATGGTGTCGCCGGACAGCGCGGCGTAGATTCCCGCGAGCCAGCCGCGTACATCCGGTTCGATCTCCGCCTCGGCCCGGCCCGGCTCCTGGAAGTAGGAGACGTAGAACTCCTCCTCCCCGCCCATCCCGGCGAAGACCTCACTGGGCCTGGGACCGCCGGACGGGGAGTACGGCACGCTCAGCATGCCGACGGCACGGAACACATCCGGCCGCAGCAGGGCGGAGTTGGCGGCGATGGGCGAGCCCCAGTCGTGGCCGATCACCACGGCGGACTCCTCGCCGAGCGCCTCCACCACGGCGACGTTGTCCGCCACCAGCTCCCGCATCCGGTACGCGTCCACCGCCCCGGGCCTGGACGAGCGCCCGTATCCGCGCACATCGACGGCGGCCACCCGGTACCCGGCCGCGGCCAGCGCCGGGAGCTGGTGGCGCCATGAGTACCAGGACTCCGGAAACCCGTGGACGAGCAGCACCAGTGGGCCGGTGCCCTGCTCCACGACGTGGATCCGCCCGGCGGGGGAGGACACCGGACGGTGGGTGAGGTCGGTCGTGGGTGGCTGCGGCATGGTTCTCTCCCGGGGGCGCTCGGGCACGCACTCTGCGTGGCGGCCGACGGTCCGACCCTGCCGTGACCTCGGTGGCGCGGGCCATGCCTGTTGCCGGTTCGGCAAACCTGACCGTGGCCGTCGACCGCGTCCGGTGGGCCAGGGGTGCCAGCGGTGCCAGCGGTGTCAGGCGTGCCAGGGGTGCCAGGCGTGCGGATTCAGGACGTCGCTCCCAGACTTGAACTCAGGGGGTTCTTCTCCTGGGAGGTGAGGGGCGTGGCGACCTACATCACGCTGCTGAACTGGACCGAGCAGGGAGTCCGCGCCTACAAGGACACCACGAAGCGCACCGAGGACTTCGCCGCGGCGCTGAACAAGCTCGGGGCGAGGCTCGTGGACATCTACTGGACGGACGGGCCGTACGACCTGGTGTGCATGATCGAGGCCCCCGACGACGAGACCGCCACCGCGGCGTCCCTGCAGCTCGGCGCGGTGGGCAAGGTGCGCACCACGACCCTGCGGGCCTTTGACCGCGAGGAGATGCGGGGCATCATCGCCAAGGCCGCGGGCTGAGGAGATTGCGCGGGGAGGGCCGAGCCGCGACGGGGCCCAGCCGCGAAGGGGCCCAGCCGCGAAGGGCCGACCCGCGACGGGGCGGCCCTGTGACTCACCCGATGAGTGGGTGGACGGCGCGGGCGTCCGTCCTGGTGGACGACGTTCGTGCCCGGGCCCCGGCGAGGAAGAGTCGGCGCTACGCGCCCGCACACCCATTCATGGTCGTATTCGGCCGATGGCCCGGCCCGGAAGAGTCGGACCAGGCCACCGAACCAACAACAACGAGGTGGTGCTACGTGCGGTGGTGCTACTTCGTGGCGCGGCCGGACAGCTCCGTGCCGAAGGCGGCATCGGCCGCCGGGGAGCCGAGATCGCCCGGCCCGATCAGGGCGGAGCCTTCGGCGGTGAGCCCGTCGGCGCCCGCGTACAGGAGCGCCACCGCGCCCGCGCCCTCGGTCCGGTTCGGGACCCCGACGGCCAGGTCGGGCTTGCCGTCGCCGTTGTAGTCGGCCGCCGAGACGGCGTCCCCGAACTTGTCGTTGCCCGCCATCTCGCCGGGAACGCCCTCGGTGTCGAGGGAGAACGTCTGCGCCCCCGCGTCGGTCAGCCAGTTCTTGGTTCCCTTGAGCACGGTGATGGCGCCGGCGTCGTTGTAGCCGCCGGGGGCCTCCGCGGCGGTGTCGCTGACGACGAGGTCGTCATTGCCATCGCCGTTGATGTCGGTGAGCTGGGAGGCGGTGCCGCTCTGCGCCTTGCCCTTCCAGTCCACCGGGTTCGCGGTGTCGAGGCCCTGGGCGGTGCCCGGGTACGTCCGCAGGCGCTGGTCCTCCGGACCGTCCTCGAAGCCGGTGTCCGTGACGACGTCGTCCTTGCCGTCGCCGTTGATGTCACCGACCACGGCCTGGTACGAGGCGAACGGCAGCGCCACGTCCTCGCCCAGCGACGTGCTCTTCAGCCCCCCGGACGAACCGGGCAGCACGCCGAGCGTGCCCTCGTCGGCGGGGTCGTCCTGGTAGGCGACGGTGACCAGGTCGGCGAAGCCGTCCCCGTTGATGTCGCCCGAGGACAGATGCTCGATGCCCGCTCCGCCGCCGGGCGGGGTGACGCTGGACATCTTCGGGGTGGCCGTCTCGCGCAGGTTCGCCGCGCCGCCGACGATCTGGACCTTGGTGCCGTCGGAGATGGCGATGTCGTCGCGGCCGTCGTGGTTGTAGTCGCCCACGGCCATGGTGTTGCCGAACATCGCGTAGGCGGTGGCCTTGGGCGCGTGGAAGGCGATGGCGTCGCTGGACAGGCCGTCCTTCGAGCCGAAGACGACCGTGACGGAACCGGCCCGCTTGGCGGTGCCGATGGCCTCGGAGTTCGCGGCCACGATCAGATCGGTGTACCCGTCTCCGTCCACATCGCCGCGCACCACGGCCGAGCCGAAGTGGTCCCCGGCCTCGGGCGTGCCGGGCACCCCCGCGCTGGCCTGCGACAACGTGCCGTGCCGGCCGGTGTCCACGCCGCTCTGGGCCCCGTAGGTCACGCCCACGTAGCCCGCCTTGGACTTCCCGGAGACGGTGCCGTCGGGCGCGCCCACGCCGAGGTCGGCATATCCGTCGCCGTCGAAGTCGCCCGTGGTCTTTCCTGCCGCGGCGGCCCTGGGGGAGGGCTGCTTCTGGTCGGCCCCGTCGCCGTTCGACACGGCGGCGCCGGCCCCGGCGGCCACAGCGGCGGTGACGACGGCGCCGACCGCCACACCCACCACACCTCGGGTTCTATTGCGCACAAATCCTCCATCAGTAACGCATTGGGTCGCCCTTGAGCCCCGACCGCCATCTGTCTCCCCCGGCGGCCGGAACGGAAGGGTCGCCAAAGTAGAGTTGTCTGGAAGCTGAACGGTTGCCCAACCAAAGAAGAACGAGACCGGGCCGTGATCTTCGCTCGGCGGGCTCAACTCCCTTGCGCGGTTCGACACTTGCTGCCAAGGCGCGGACGCGCCCGCCGACTGGGTGATGGCGCGGCGATGGCACAGCGACGGCAGGGCGACGGGAGGGCGGCCCTCCCCATGAGGATCTGAGGCGACTTCCGCCCGTAGCTCCAATGCGCAGGCGAGTCGGTCAATCGGGGGAGCGGCCGGCCCCGCGTGCGCAGCGCACCACATCGCCGCAATCTGGACGCGTATCGACGAGTGGATCGAACAGACCCGGCGCCCCGGCGCCAACACCTACCGGCTCCCTGCCCGGGCGGCTGACCCATCCCTGACGCCGACTCCGGCCGTCAGTCGCCCCGCCGGTCAGTGCGGTGGGCGTAGTCCTGCGACGAGGAGTTTGACCAGTTGGCGGGCGTCGTAGTGGGGATCGCTTTCGGCGCCGATGCAGAGGTTTCCGATGCCTCCATGACCGCTCTTGCAAAGCGGAACATCGCTCCGTATCGTTAGCGGAGCAACGTTCCG is a window of Streptomyces violaceusniger Tu 4113 DNA encoding:
- a CDS encoding FG-GAP and VCBS repeat-containing protein; the protein is MRNRTRGVVGVAVGAVVTAAVAAGAGAAVSNGDGADQKQPSPRAAAAGKTTGDFDGDGYADLGVGAPDGTVSGKSKAGYVGVTYGAQSGVDTGRHGTLSQASAGVPGTPEAGDHFGSAVVRGDVDGDGYTDLIVAANSEAIGTAKRAGSVTVVFGSKDGLSSDAIAFHAPKATAYAMFGNTMAVGDYNHDGRDDIAISDGTKVQIVGGAANLRETATPKMSSVTPPGGGAGIEHLSSGDINGDGFADLVTVAYQDDPADEGTLGVLPGSSGGLKSTSLGEDVALPFASYQAVVGDINGDGKDDVVTDTGFEDGPEDQRLRTYPGTAQGLDTANPVDWKGKAQSGTASQLTDINGDGNDDLVVSDTAAEAPGGYNDAGAITVLKGTKNWLTDAGAQTFSLDTEGVPGEMAGNDKFGDAVSAADYNGDGKPDLAVGVPNRTEGAGAVALLYAGADGLTAEGSALIGPGDLGSPAADAAFGTELSGRATK